The genomic segment TGTTTGAAAGCTTGTGCATATTGCAAGCTTTGGCAATATGAATACTACAAAGGCAAATATGGCAAGAGCAATTAAACAACATGTGTATCCCTACTATCATTTGGAGAACAATATATCCATCAAGTACCTGAGGCAGGCAAGGGACTTGTTATTTGCCCCAGTGATGAGGGAGACATGAATGCGCTTGTTACCAATCTTGTACCGGTGAAGAATGCTGACAGCCCCTATAGCCTGTTGCAAGGAGCCCATCTGCACTTTAGCTTTGAGCTGATAGTCTGTGTGAGGACTGAGCTCAACACACTTCACCTGACGGAGAAAAATCACATATATAAAGAATGGATATAGAGAGCATCAGCTTGCAGGAATAAAACAACTCTCGTCTGCCTGTTTAACCCAAATTTGTTGCGTATGAAGTCTTAAATTACACCTAGAAACTGCAGAAAAGCAAGAGCAATTTCTCACTGACCCTGCCGTGCTTGGCAAAAGTGTCCAGCAAAATCTGCTGGAGGTCTTTGCGCGACATCCTGTAGTCAAGGTTGGCCACCTGGATGTCTGCACCGCCTGAAAATGGCTCAGGATGGGTGTCTGGGCAGGGGCTACGAGACGCAACACTCAGCGGGGACGAGCGATTTGACAAGCATGGTGATGTACTTCtaaaaaatggaataaataaaaaaaaaaataaaataaaaggaggACAGagcaagcagagagagagagagagaggcagagtaaAAGAGCAAGAGGGTTGCATGTAGCACTTAGGTGTGTAAAAATGCGGCAATTCAACTGATAAGGTATTATAATATTAAAGTATGTGCGATACACTGAAAATGTGACTGGACATACTTCAAAACATGGAAAAATTAAGACTGTCTGggtttaaaaagcttttttgtgcttttttataAGTTTAAAAAGCACAAGTGTTGTTGCCAGTAGCAGTACTATTTATCTGCATTTAGATtagtagaaaaatgtaaaacacttACCTTGATGAACCCTGGGAGAACATTAGGGGGCTGAAGGAAGTGTGCAAGTTGAGTTTGCTGAAGGCTGACGGCGTGCTCACCTGGAACGGCTCCATGGGAGAGTCTGTAACACTCCGTAGGCTACAAGAGTCTCTCcttacagacacagacagagaactTCTAGAGTACCCTCATTACACTGACACTTCAGTTAAAATCCACAGCCAAGAAATGCAGAAACATAATAGCaatcacccacccacccacccacccagcaaGGCAGCTTCACTTACATAGTCACCAACACATCAAAAGCCtgcacattttgttgttttcattccTCCCCTGCACCCCCCCATCTTGACATCAGTGAAATGACCATTAGAAACTTGTGATAAAATCTCAATgttgacatacattaaaagtaaagaatgtttctATGCTTGTCTTATAAGCGGTCACCTCAATGACAAGCAAAGGTTAAAGGgtcttgtttactttttaaaaatatttgctttTTCTGCATGTGATGTGGGAACAGTACCTGCGACCACGATGGAGAAGTTCAGTGGGAAAGCCAGGCTTGGCAGACTGCAGTTGTGCGGCAAGGCCATTGTTTTGAGGAGATGCAGATGCAGCTCGGCTTTTCTCCAGAGCAAAACCTGTCCTGGGCCTAGACTCCACACCACTTACATCCTGGGTTTAGtgagtaaaggagtaaaggaaAGTCATTTAATTCATAAAGATTACCGTCTAGAGCCAATCAGCCACATTTTTACTGCTGTTGCAAGAAAGCCACTCCCAAAACTTTGTTTTGCTTGCTTCATGACATcttgttttaaagtgttttgtGTATTAATTGGTCAGCCCAATTAACTGAAATCTCAGTTGAAAGTGGACTTCGTTCCtataactataaaaacagtTAGAGAGAAGACAGGCTTTCTTACAATTATGTCAAGCTCTCTAAAATGAATGGAACTCTGCTACAGTGGAACAATCAGAGAAAAATGGAGGTAAGATTGAAAAGAGGAGcatttaaaagggaaaaagagggTAGGTTAGACAAGCTTGGAGCTTAAGCTTGTATAAATTTAGGAAGGTCATGCAAACCTATAATACAGAACATGATAGCAAGTCATCAATGTTAATGTCAGAGCAGCAAGGCAGCATCAGGGAAGGAAAGAGTTCCTTTGGGATCTGCAGGCATGCAGGCAGGACTAGGTTTCAGAGCAAGTAGGGTAACACAGACACTCAGCACAGGCATGTTCACTCTCGGCACACTGttccaacattctccaccaaacacatCAGCAGACAGCTTTATATATGctagaaaaaatgcaaaatcaaaTTAACTTGCGCCAACAAGGTGCAAGAATCTTTGGGATAACTCTCAAACAGGTATGGCACATAGGGATGTAAATAAGCACTAATGCATCAGATGCACTGCTTGAATACCAACAAAATCAACTGTGAAGAACTTTCAAGCTTTCATAATGCAGAGTGAGGCTGAATTGTTCCCTAAAGAACTGCAAAATATcaaatcactgtaatatttacaCCCCTAATGACACACCAAcccaggctgttttttttttttttttgtgcttgtaaGAGAATGTTTGACAGACTGGTGGGCCCAGAGCCTCATGCATTTGGACAGAAGGCAGGCAGCGGAGCATACAACAGCTGGAGCATCGTGGAGGCGGCAGGAGCACTGCTGACCTGGGGGAGGAGTTTCATCACTGGGCTGCAGGAAGAGGCATGCCCCCCTTTCCTTGGGCTGTAAGGTCTTTCCGGAATGTTCACCCCCACATCTCTGCCGCTCTGGCAGGACCGGGACACCCGTCTGGGGCGCCGAGGTGAACGCGACTTCTCCAAAGGGAGGAACACGgcagcagaggaggaggaggaggaggcggtGGGAAGCTGAAtccgctcctcttcctcctcctgctgcGGCCCATCGGGGGAAAAAGAGACGGTGATCCGATTCCCCAGGACGTCCTCATTCTCCATTCGCTTTGCAGCACGCTCGGCCGCCTCAGCGCTGGCGAATCGGAGTACGGCAGTGCCACCAGACACACCCAGTACTTTCCCGCCGCAGTTATTTGACAGGCGCTGAAGCCTGCTACTGACAGCCTTGGCATCACGGTGTGTGGGGAGGTTGTGCACAAAGAGGAGGTTGAAACAGGGCTGGGGGAAGCAAAAAAAGAGGGAGCAACTCTATGTTTTCTGAGACTGCTCTACTGGGGAAGTTACTGGTTTTGAGAACTCTAATGGGTTTCTGAATCGTTTCCAGTCTGTTCTACCTCTTTGGGAAAAAAAggataataaaaacaaataaacccaCCAACTGGTGTACAAATAATTACATGCAGTAGCTAAAGCCTACAGCCCTCACCACTGTAGCTTGGGACAAGACCAAATTGCTGCACTGCATTTGTACTGAAACAGTGCCATGCAGGTTAGGATTTACAAAGGCCAGAGGAGGCTGAGGTTGTCAAGCATATCACTCTGGTAAAATACATATCAGAGCAAACCAAAGCTAGGCAGcctaatgaataaaaaaaaaaaatcttctggTGTCCATTTACTCAGGCTTGGCAATGACTTGTGGATTATTCACTGATGTTTCATGAACCACTTTTAGTACAGAAACTAGTTTCAAGTGGACTAAACAATTCTGCCCCATGTTTAAACTGCTGAGATGCGGAGCAGGGATGTTTACCTGTGATTTCATAAGCATCCTGGGAGGCAGCTCCGAGACAAAGTCCTCAAATGGAACGTGCAGGTGTGCGTGCTGCAGCAAAGCAGGTGAGGCCTGGCTTTTATGCACGAGGATGACCTGGAAACCGTGACGATGACGCAGGTCACTCAATTCACTGGCAAAGTTCACGTCAGCTGCAAAGTGATGAGAAAACTAATTGAACATTTCTGAAAGGAGCTTCAAGTCTAAAAAGAAAAggtccaacttttttttttaaatcaatgtgGTCTCTTTGTAACTGGTGGATGATTACAAAGCTTGGCCCACAGATTTTCCAATTTCACATAGCCGGCTAACAGgagtgacacacacactagtTTAACTTGAAACAATTAACACAAAAACAGATGGAAATGGTCAAGATATATAAagagtcagagtggtttgatgtgaaatgctccaacCCAAAAAAACCCCAAGACTTAACCATCATAAAACTTAACTTACAAAAGACCAGACCTCTGCACTAAACGGTTATGGATACATTTCCTGATGCCAgacacattgttttgtgatagtttggtgaaagaatttaattgtttaaattGTAAATGATCATTCATGATAGAAAGGGTTTGGTTtatcaacactacatataaaaacttgtGACATCCATAGGCTCACTGATCATTTTGGCCAGACCACTGGTtccccaccactgtaaagaaattcacAAGTTTCTCTAAATCAATCAAAGTAATTTCACATTAAAGCACTCTCATGGCTTTATTCACATCTTAACacattatgcagacattttgaaaattttttcagaggaattccacccatATTACAATTATGTTAGCACTCAAGACTCATGCCTCTAAAACATATCATCCACCATCacaacagacatgacagagaacaagtcaacatttattaaaaaaattggTGAAGCTTTAAATATCCATCACTTTAGGGAGGGACTCACAAGAAACCACAATTACTGTGGCGGGAGTCGTGTGTGTCTCAGCAAAGCGCCGCAGACTCTGCCGGAGTTTGTCATCAGCAGCATTTTTGGCAGTGGCATTTATATGAGCAACTGTTACctataagaagcagaaaaatgtaaagaattaaaggaaagaaaaggcaCAAAACTTCTCAATAGCTGATGATGCCAAatgttttgagtgtgtgtacCTGGCAGTTGTTGAGCTCTTGAATGAcagctttgttttctttactgatgtcacatacacaGATGAACTCAGCTTCACGATGACCCTGGAAGAAGCGCTCCCGAAGCCTCTGTACCACTGTGGCGGCAGAACGCCCGCTGGGTACGGCACAGTTCTCTATGTCCCAAAACACACCCACAGGGGGAAGGGCCTCCTGCCCACTGCTTTCAGGAGAGCCTAACAGACATGCATACACAAACATGACCAACAACTTTACTGTCAAAGGACAGAGCTTTTCATTAACAGTATAACCACCGTGCCACCTAAACTATTaatgaaaattaataaaaaaataattagaataaaGCAGCagtctcacacatacacacacacacacacacacgtgtatgtAACTAATAAAGAACTATACTATAAATCACAATACAGCAGGAATCTATTCTAGTCCTAGAGGGCCAAAAGACAGCAAAGTGTGGAAACTTTCTAGCTTGAAGACCTTTACTAAACCTGATaattatttactgagtttaaatCGAGCATGTTTAAACAGGGACCAAACTGTGATGGACTAAAGGCCTCTAAAACCAGAGGTAGACACCCCTGCCCTGCAGAATACTGACCATACTTCTGGTTGATTTTGCCCAGGCTGGTAGTGTGCAGATGAACGCCATCGGTGGAGGCCCCAGGCACTCCGCAGCCATTACATACAGGCAGAGGAGCAGTCTGGGTCTGTGGAGGGGGAATGTTTGGCCAAACCTTCACAGAGTCAGCGGCGCCCAAACCCTGCACAGGCTAAACACATCACTTAAATCAACTTCTGTTTTGTAGCTTCCCCAATGTGCCATCACAGTAACTTCAGTTAGGTTTTGATGTATAACAACTCTAAACAATGACCCTGGTAAAGTGTGCAGAATGCAACTCTAACTTGTTGTGATCACATTTGttacaaatgtgcaaaaatgcatcaaaatgaaaaatgaccatGCATGCTTACACATTCAGTCAGAAGTCTTTGTCCTCAAAGATAATAGATTATCACTCTTTACAGGTCACAGTTTATCAATATATGGCTGAGGTTTTAATGCCTGTAACCAAAAAGAGCCTGAGTTTTCCCAGTAACTGGACTGGGAATCCTTTACTGACACATAAAGAACCCCTTAACGCAACATTGCTtctggatttcttttttttctgcccaGCATACTTCAGCATTTTCCCCATCTGATCATTCAGCATGCTTGATCGCACTATTGAGCCAATAaacaagcccttcctgagtGAAAACGGCCAAGACAAAAGGTTGTACTTGAACACCCCACAAAGACTACAGCTCCCTGCCAGCACATTGTGTTTGTATGCACATTGTGTTTGCTTGAggaagaaagggggggggggggattaaaTGTTATGGTTTTGAAATCTTAAGCATTTTAATGTGGTTTATTGCTATACATTATAAAACAGCTTCGTCTGCCATTGTTCTCAGGTTTTCAAAAAGGAAATGCATGAAGTTGCATGCATTTCattgcagttttgttttttgatctTCCTATGGCTCATCTAATAAACTTTGagcaaaaaaaacccacaatggAGCAGCTCTTAAGATGGTCTTATATGTCTGTGGTATAATTTCTTCATCTCCAAACTGTGTTTTCATTGGCTGATTACAATTAATGGGACAATAGTGCAAAAGAATGATTAAATTAACTTTCATTAGCTTTTAACAGGTGATTAAAGTGACAGCTGAGTAAAGGACCTCATTTGTTACACGTTTACGTTATTGCTCTGTTCTCACAACTTATTCTTACATGTCTTCCTCACATCAGAGAAAAGAGCTTAGGCATGAGGAAAAGATGCAAGGAAAGGAAATGAGAATGAACAGTTAAAAGATATTCAATGTGTGTCTCAGATAAAGAAAAACCATCTTAGACTGCTTTGCTCACATTTCTCTTCTCCTGCATTGATTCAACAGGCTGAGAAGCTGATCAGAGAGCTCTCTCCCTCATCACCAGCTTCTGATGCTAACGCTGTATTCAAGTGGTCTCCtttgcatctaaaaaaaaagtatctaaaaaaattaaagctcTCTAATAAACCACAACACACATTTCACAACCTCAGCTTAAACCATATGAATGCACATGTTGGGTGGACAAGATTCTCCTATGAGCAAACTACCTTACCACTTGCACATacaaacattacacacacacacacgcctgttgtcggaaaaaaaaaaacccttgtatctccaaaatggtatctTTATAGGAGGAAGAAAgcatatactttacttttaatgtaaattaatggaaCCAAACTgttttgcacaatgtaaagggcaacaggcattttttacaaaatgatgtaaaaagcGAAAATtgaaaggttttcttccgacagcaatgatatattcATATACATACATCATGTACATCAAGCTATGCTTGTGAGAGACTGTGTCACCAACCTTCCTCAAACACTGGTGGCAGTAGTGTGCTCCCTTCAGGCAGACTGTGGTGTGCTCGACATTGAGGTGCAAAGGGTTAGAGCAGAGGTGAGTAGAAGACGATGCATCACCATGCGAGTGTGAGTGCTGCTCAGCCTGGCACTCCCCGCTACAGTGACAGCACCCAGATGAGGCCACGCAAGGCCCATGGATAGCAGAACCAGGCACATGGTTGGACTGCACACAgcccacagagagagaaggacaggcATGAAGGGGCCTGAGGCCCGAACAGCAGGAGCAGTGGGAGTGGGCCGCCACAGGCTGAGACGTGGCTACTGATGGCATCTGGAGCCCAAAACTCTGCGGGGTTTGCAGCTGGAGGGAGGGCCGGTATGGAGCGGAGGAAGGGGTGACTGTTGGCTGGCCAGTGAAGgtgctgctctgtgtgtgagaAAAGTGAAGTGCAGGAAGACCACCACCAATGTTAGCATTAGCGTTGGTGCTGATGCTACATCCACCACCAACATCACCAAAACTGTGTGCTCTGGCTTCAAGAGAGCCAGGGCATTGCTGGAAGTGCAGGCTGGACTCACAGCGAGAACACAGGCTTACTTTAGGGCTGCCAGGCTGCACCTGAGGTGGTCGGGGGTCTGGAGGAGGTGGGAGGTGGCAGGGGGGTGGCACAGGGAGAGATGCCAGAGGAAGAGACTGCTGAGAGGCACTGTGAAGCGGAGGGGGAGGAACATCTTTCAGCTCCAACACTGGTTTATGGACTTCCATGTAActgttctgaaataaaaacaacattttagtgAGCAACTGATACATTTCTAACAGTAACCTGCAATAAAGAGTATGCAGACACTCTTAGGGCCATATTTACAATAAGGTATTGTGTCCAcaagaatgtttttaaaattctgaCAGCACCTATACTTTCACTTAAGCATATTTTCTCTGCACTTTTCCCCATCACGGCACTCATTGAAGGAAAGGGAAATGTTTCTAAGTTAATTCACTTAATGTCTACGTGTGTGACCACGCTTTCGCTGGGTAGTGAGCCAAACACGACTGACAGAACTATCTCTACTCTATTCTGGTGAAAATAACTGCTGAAGACTTGCCTGTCACCACTGAAGCCATTCCATTCAAAGACCATTTTACCTTACCTTTAAAGCTGCACTCTTGTTTTGCATCTCTAAATGTTACTAACATGATAATCATTGGATAAAGCAGAAGACAGATGAATGCAGCAGAGTCCTACTTCATATGTAACCAAATGCTGAACTGCTGATTAAAATGGAATGATGCAGTATGACTTAATTTAAGTGCAACTCCTAGGTCTTAAGTGCAGTTATTTAAGTGGCCATTGTCTGCAATTAATGGCTCTCTCACCTGTGGCTGTGAAGCTGGGGGAGCTTGCTTGAGGGAGGAGAAGCAGTCGGTGAGTTTCCAAACCTTGGATGGTGTTTCGCTGTCTAAATGATTGAGCCATGGAAAGGACCCTGCATTACAAATGGACCTTTCCTTTCCCAATCCTTCCATCATACCACCTTCTAAAACATCTCACTGTTGTCTCCCCAGTCCTCTCTCTCATGCTTCCGTGATTAGAATCCTACAGAAACAATGGTTGAAGTTGGAAAAGGAGAAGCACAAAAGGTGATGAGTTAAAACACCAAATCAGGAATTATGACACCATCCTGGCTTAAATGCAATCTTGCTTATAAGACAGACTTCTGGGGAGGAGAGTAGTATATTTCAAATAGCTAGATCAAAAACTTTGCTTCTTAAAGGGTAAGTCCAGGATTTTTTTCTCAACGcattttttctgcatagtttattgTGGAAATGTAAAGAgtctcattcagagtggtgtgatgtgaaatagtGAGTTTATAGAGAAACTAAAAAGAAATCCTAGCTTGTAAATGTTTTCAGACCTCTGGTTCTTCTCACCActgttgtgaacaattctgactctggaaGCTTCTCTAAAATGGTGCAATtctcaaaccactctcaatgactttgtttatcaATCAaaccaaatttatttgtatagcaatttttacaacggatgtcacaaaacagcttcacagaattccagaaaagagagttttaacaagaatgtaaccccccccccgaactgaggaagaaaccttgggaggaaccaggctcaccagggggggacCGAtgctcctctggtcaaactacctacaagtgattatactattaatattaataacatactaatactaatattaaactattaatattaatagtttACATGTTAAATGGGAATGCCACTAATTTCAGTCTATGAGATGCAAGTGGAGTCTTCAGAGCGGTTTGACATAATATgactcactgtagagaaacttattgactcatttctttacagtcgtggtgataggaaccagggatcacgaTGTCAAATACGTTTTAAGCCCAAAACATTAATGTGTCGTCAGGCTGTgtttttataaccatttcacacaGCAGCTTTCTGTGAGCAGAGGCATTCACCTCTTGGTTCCTATCCCTACCAGTGTGAACAACTCTCgataacagagcatttcacaccaaaccactctgaatgagtctgtttacatctgaatgtTTTGAAAGATCTCTGGGATTCTCTCTCTAAGCGTGAGCTCGAGGTTACTGACTAGTTAAGCAAACAGAATTCGTTCTTTGGCTAAGTCGTTCAACATTTCTACCCCAACAGATCCAGCCATTATGTTTGGGCACTTCCGAAATGTGTGAAGAAAGCTGGCTAGCTGTCTAATAAAGTGATAAAAACGAAGCGAGTGTGCTGGGAAACGTGCGAGACTCAACACATCGgcgtgctggtctttgttttcaTAAGCTAGCTAACGAGCTAACATTAGCACTCGGGCCCCGCTGTTAGTAAACACGGAGCTCACAGTAGAGAAAAACGGAGGATAACAGCTACTCCGGTCATTTCTGCTACAGAAAGCAAGCTAACGACCGCAAACCTCACAAACCGGGAACGTCGCGGTTAGTTTCTCAGCGTCCGTGAGCTCGTTAACGTACCTTTTAGCTTACCTGGCGCCCATTCTCTTTGTTTCGCTCTTCTTTCCCGCGGTcgccccttttctctctctttcacctccTCGCTTCCCTTTCTCACTTCCTCCGTTCCCTCTTTCCCGTCGTTTTCCCCCctcaatcactctctctccctctatcctcTCTCGTTCTTCTTCCTTtcccctctgttccctctctcgcGCTCACCTCCGCAGCTCCGCGCGCCACATGACGTCGTCGTTTTCGTCTGCTAACGTATCCTTGGAAACCGAACGGACTTTGACTCCGCCGCCAACGCTTCGGCAGCTGTCGTAAATAAACGATGGCCTGAACGCCTTCCTTCGAGCCATTTTGGTATCGACGATCGAAAAACACGAAGCGAAACGCAAAGCAGGTCGCCGATTAAAGCCCATATTAATGAAGCTTATCAAAGTCAGAGTGATCACATCCCTCTCTTATTCACGGTGTCTTTGCTGACAGTAACAAACCCTAGATGGGGAGCTTCCTAAATATGAGCCCTGGTCAAAAACATCGGCCCAGCGTCAGCACTCCTAAACGGAGGGGTTGGCGAACGCCTGTCCAGGGTCCCACACCAGTTCTTGGAGCACCCCTGCTGTGACtcacccacttcaactcagtAGGGGTTTTTTAATCAGCTGATTAGTTGTATCAGGTGTGTTGGGGCAGTGGAACCCTGCTGACAAAAGACCATTAGGATTAAAGCCGGATGGCATTGCTTTCTAATTAGTTAATCTTAATAATAGTTAATCTTAGAGACCAACAgtttcctgtaggacaccaTGATATCCATCTGGAATAAGTCCCAGAACatctgttaaaccattagaatTATTCACACTGTGAGATCAATCTAGGAGGAAAACATAACATGCCATTACTGACTACTggacaccaccaggaaccaacagaaacttaCCAAAATGTGCAGGGATACTAAACGATCAGGGTCGGAGTCCACTGGTTTACAAATCGGTCAGGTATTTtggaaatgttacatttttaccattttgaTAAAGACAATTTGATAGACActtattgtattttttcttgGTTACCATTAATGGAGGTATAAATCAGCTTTTTCTTCCCCAACAGATATCATGCACTTAGCAATCTGTCTTACTATGTCCGTAAACTACATGCCTGGGGGGTGTTAATTAATGGGGCAACCACTAACCAACCAATCATAATGCCCCACTTAACATACTACATCTTCTACATGCTTCTGAAGTGGCaggcagagaagaaaaaaaaaaaccaaaatcaAATTCAAACTAAACTGTTAAACCTAATATTAAAGGCTACATCAATCAACATGCTCAGTCTAAACCTTCTCCTGACTTCTACTCATGCAGATTACTGAGAAAGCCCACAGCGTCGTAGGACCAGTATTAATTTTGCCACGGTCTACATGTAAGGGCAAAAATGTGTACTTTGTGCAAACTTCCAGAAAGACCACCCAGGATACAGGTATCAGCAGACATTTGTTACCCAAACTCAGTCATTTCATAGTCAAACAAACGAGAGGAAGtacatttttccaaaaaaaaaaaaaagatttgggtgtAAATATCAACCATGGActtgagctgagctgaagggCCATCTCATAATTGTTGCTTATGCGCTCACAACTGTTCAGACTGAGATCCAAAGTGATAATGTTGAGCACCTCAGTCGAAACGGTGGGCACAGGGCAGAAGACTGAAGATTTAGATTGAACAGTGGCTTGAAATGCATCACTCTGTATTGGCTGTACTTCCGGAATAGGCTGCATGTTGCTCAAAGACACATAGCAGAATGTTAAATGGGTAAAACCTTTTGATGCTTTCTGTAATTGTGGCTCTGCTGTTGATTCTCTGTTGAACCTGTGGCTGCTTTGGACAGATTT from the Pygocentrus nattereri isolate fPygNat1 chromosome 30, fPygNat1.pri, whole genome shotgun sequence genome contains:
- the marf1 gene encoding meiosis regulator and mRNA stability factor 1 isoform X4 — its product is MMEGLGKERSICNAGSFPWLNHLDSETPSKVWKLTDCFSSLKQAPPASQPQNSYMEVHKPVLELKDVPPPPLHSASQQSLPLASLPVPPPCHLPPPPDPRPPQVQPGSPKVSLCSRCESSLHFQQCPGSLEARAHSFGDVGGGCSISTNANANIGGGLPALHFSHTQSSTFTGQPTVTPSSAPYRPSLQLQTPQSFGLQMPSVATSQPVAAHSHCSCCSGLRPLHACPSLSVGCVQSNHVPGSAIHGPCVASSGCCHCSGECQAEQHSHSHGDASSSTHLCSNPLHLNVEHTTVCLKGAHYCHQCLRKPVQGLGAADSVKVWPNIPPPQTQTAPLPVCNGCGVPGASTDGVHLHTTSLGKINQKYGSPESSGQEALPPVGVFWDIENCAVPSGRSAATVVQRLRERFFQGHREAEFICVCDISKENKAVIQELNNCQVTVAHINATAKNAADDKLRQSLRRFAETHTTPATVIVVSSDVNFASELSDLRHRHGFQVILVHKSQASPALLQHAHLHVPFEDFVSELPPRMLMKSQPCFNLLFVHNLPTHRDAKAVSSRLQRLSNNCGGKVLGVSGGTAVLRFASAEAAERAAKRMENEDVLGNRITVSFSPDGPQQEEEEERIQLPTASSSSSSAAVFLPLEKSRSPRRPRRVSRSCQSGRDVGVNIPERPYSPRKGGHASSCSPVMKLLPQDVSGVESRPRTGFALEKSRAASASPQNNGLAAQLQSAKPGFPTELLHRGRRRDSCSLRSVTDSPMEPFQVSTPSAFSKLNLHTSFSPLMFSQGSSRSTSPCLSNRSSPLSVASRSPCPDTHPEPFSGGADIQVANLDYRMSRKDLQQILLDTFAKHGRVKCVELSPHTDYQLKAKVQMGSLQQAIGAVSILHRYKIGNKRIHVSLITGANNKSLACLSSEIISILQDSPANCLPLFKFTEIYEKKFGRKLVVSELYRLPEVVAVREQGGSRLVCLLSSSLTRHSPLGSSQSHDGSSTSGSPVVFEELEYHEPVCKRHYTQHDFSEADYDPDTYKIPFVVVSLKALAAHVHSLLQSHEGTVPLLSFLECYAAEFSPLTVAEEGKLEGSVPLEHLITCIPGITIVTAQNGFKVIKWIHNKPPPPNADPWLQRCKSPVGNPQLIQFSREIIDLMKSQPSCLMPITKFIPAYHHHFAKQCRVSDYGYSKLLELLEAVPHVLQILGMGSKRLLTLTHRAQVKRFTQDLLKLLKFQASKQVVIRDFMQAYHWCFSRNWHVVDYGICDLMDLLTEIPDTTITITQQDSDTVISVPKRERTVEEVERTKQFGKEVVDLLRHQPHFRMPFSKFIPTYHHHFGRQCKLTYYGFSKLMELFEAIPDVLQVLECGEEKVLALTEMERVKALAAQLVKLLRAQKDCSLPVNQLLAEYSKTFGYGLRLQDYDANTLPALLSKLCHVVKVVDGAEEKEVQLINRKSLRALTSQLLAVMMSLPDERNWLGVEALREQYESMYDTALNPCEYGFVSLSELLKSLPYLVEVCDSV
- the marf1 gene encoding meiosis regulator and mRNA stability factor 1 isoform X1 → MMEGLGKERSICNAGSFPWLNHLDSETPSKVWKLTDCFSSLKQAPPASQPQNSYMEVHKPVLELKDVPPPPLHSASQQSLPLASLPVPPPCHLPPPPDPRPPQVQPGSPKVSLCSRCESSLHFQQCPGSLEARAHSFGDVGGGCSISTNANANIGGGLPALHFSHTQSSTFTGQPTVTPSSAPYRPSLQLQTPQSFGLQMPSVATSQPVAAHSHCSCCSGLRPLHACPSLSVGCVQSNHVPGSAIHGPCVASSGCCHCSGECQAEQHSHSHGDASSSTHLCSNPLHLNVEHTTVCLKGAHYCHQCLRKPVQGLGAADSVKVWPNIPPPQTQTAPLPVCNGCGVPGASTDGVHLHTTSLGKINQKYGSPESSGQEALPPVGVFWDIENCAVPSGRSAATVVQRLRERFFQGHREAEFICVCDISKENKAVIQELNNCQVTVAHINATAKNAADDKLRQSLRRFAETHTTPATVIVVSSDVNFASELSDLRHRHGFQVILVHKSQASPALLQHAHLHVPFEDFVSELPPRMLMKSQPCFNLLFVHNLPTHRDAKAVSSRLQRLSNNCGGKVLGVSGGTAVLRFASAEAAERAAKRMENEDVLGNRITVSFSPDGPQQEEEEERIQLPTASSSSSSAAVFLPLEKSRSPRRPRRVSRSCQSGRDVGVNIPERPYSPRKGGHASSCSPVMKLLPQDVSGVESRPRTGFALEKSRAASASPQNNGLAAQLQSAKPGFPTELLHRGRRRDSCSLRSVTDSPMEPFQVSTPSAFSKLNLHTSFSPLMFSQGSSRSTSPCLSNRSSPLSVASRSPCPDTHPEPFSGGADIQVANLDYRMSRKDLQQILLDTFAKHGRVKCVELSPHTDYQLKAKVQMGSLQQAIGAVSILHRYKIGNKRIHVSLITGANNKSLACLSSEIISILQDSPANCLPLFKFTEIYEKKFGRKLVVSELYRLPEVVAVREQGGSRLVCLLSSSLTRHSPLGSSQSHDGSSTSGSPVVFEELEYHEPVCKRHYTQHDFSEADYDPDTYKIPFVVVSLKALAAHVHSLLQSHEGTVPLLSFLECYAAEFSPLTVAEEGKLEGSVPLEHLITCIPGITIVTAQNGFKVIKWIHNKPPPPNADPWLQRCKSPVGNPQLIQFSREIIDLMKSQPSCLMPITKFIPAYHHHFAKQCRVSDYGYSKLLELLEAVPHVLQILGMGSKRLLTLTHRAQVKRFTQDLLKLLKFQASKQVVIRDFMQAYHWCFSRNWHVVDYGICDLMDLLTEIPDTTITITQQDSDTVISVPKRERTVEEVERTKQFGKEVVDLLRHQPHFRMPFSKFIPTYHHHFGRQCKLTYYGFSKLMELFEAIPDVLQVLECGEEKVLALTEMERVKALAAQLVKLLRAQKDCSLPVNQLLAEYSKTFGYGLRLQDYDANTLPALLSKLCHVVKVVDGAEEKEVQLINRKSLRALTSQLLAVMMSLPDERNWLGVEALREQYESMYDTALNPCEYGFVSLSELLKSLPYLVELFEGESDDGKAEEQVRLTCLYQFARNVRALLHTYHYNQIFLTEFWSAFSKYTGREFQPRDYGYNTLDELLAAIPQVVWIKGHGHKKIIVLRNEMKARSSPANTESPQPEEVRESQSPASTQDSGTHSPGGSTGDAELLCLKSTSPVDLLCGPVPSCLPSPQLHPDPVLLQHKDLIRFEEHSHHQPTGGVGQRQPVHNRQPQAALTPTNCTPERHTASDVENGMADSSTTVTVVLSVGDSYSSCVQDDIGSKTAHTDSHGTAGLTVTMPPQAPNLKPSATDSPSKRPLRNKVRLAANFSFSTAPSI